Proteins co-encoded in one Streptomyces roseochromogenus subsp. oscitans DS 12.976 genomic window:
- a CDS encoding GNAT family N-acetyltransferase, producing the protein MTDHRTHLFAQHIPDFGTVRVHPLDPASDADVVHRWVGEERAVFWGMNGLTRDQVAEIYAHMAGLDTHHAHLVTVDGAPAALFQTYEPAADRVGECYDVRPGDLGIHVLLAPAGPDGPRPGWTSALLTALTTYALRTLDRRRLVVDPDVRNTRAIARFERQGFVRGPAVVLPEVDIPDVYLPEKHAQLAFLERAVALPGD; encoded by the coding sequence ATGACCGACCACCGCACCCACCTCTTCGCTCAGCACATCCCCGACTTCGGCACCGTCCGCGTCCACCCCCTCGACCCGGCGTCCGACGCGGACGTGGTCCACCGCTGGGTCGGCGAGGAGCGCGCCGTCTTCTGGGGCATGAACGGCCTCACCCGGGACCAGGTCGCCGAGATCTACGCCCACATGGCCGGCCTCGACACCCACCACGCCCACCTGGTCACCGTGGACGGCGCACCCGCCGCCCTGTTCCAGACGTACGAGCCCGCCGCCGACCGGGTCGGCGAGTGCTACGACGTACGCCCCGGCGATCTCGGCATCCACGTCCTCCTCGCTCCCGCCGGCCCCGACGGCCCGCGCCCCGGCTGGACGTCCGCGCTGCTGACCGCGTTGACGACGTACGCACTGCGGACCCTGGACCGGCGCCGGCTCGTGGTCGACCCGGACGTGCGCAACACCAGGGCGATCGCCCGCTTCGAACGCCAGGGCTTCGTGCGCGGCCCGGCGGTCGTCCTGCCCGAGGTGGACATCCCCGACGTGTACCTGCCGGAGAAGCACGCCCAACTCGCCTTCCTGGAACGGGCCGTGGCCCTTCCCGGCGACTAG
- a CDS encoding WYL domain-containing protein — protein sequence MRCPIGKPSGSTLTTWLSGLEVSRLERVLATRGDTVSPPEPRSFGELADRLQRPASVALVLPGLALPHLQVAEALAALGPTPRAALGDLLGVSGTESARGLDEALGTLADHALVWPDGEGLLRMAAPLRQAWQTPLGLDAPLARLLADMTSEELRRMLVALGVRTTGNTKQQRLTALVDHHSDAERVAEVVAGAPAVTRELLERLAGHETEQPESQTEFTILGAPGVPLSDSEPGARWALERGLLVQDHRRYGATRMPAEVALALRGADWHAPFEPVPPSVRSTPVTPAEADQEAAAAATAFAAHAASVLAVCSASPPTRLKSGGVGAREMSRIGKAAQCDDIVVRLALETAYHAGLLARDGSQVAATKGYDAWAQREPAEQLTALLQAWRTLPLTPAQARDEDGKVLPAIAGSPPCEGCAQARDGLLTAAAHLPAGQGAKSAAELGPLVAWYRPLADQLPQDSTPFATLAREAELLGVVGRGALSCIGAALQADDVEALAAACQRLLPTATRAARFGADLTAVVTGTPSAQLASLLDTVADREAGGTASVWRFSPGSVRRALDAGRTPEAIAADLAAVAVGALPQPLTYLINDTARSHGRMRVTSAASVIHGEEPALLAELAAHRKLAGLGLRLLAPTVLVSRIPLDKTVAALRAAGYAPVAESADGTVRVEQNRHRRAATPVPHPRAPGGTSSRQGTSARTKGSLAAVDVGALAAKLQAAPPVAPEPDPASGIPFGTDTEEIVAGHARLLSLTDVRQLAHAIDKGQDVTIEYVAASGSRTVRTLSELDLDPPYLYAWCHLRDDERVFTLSRIHGVMPA from the coding sequence GTGAGGTGCCCCATCGGTAAGCCCAGCGGATCAACACTGACCACGTGGCTGAGCGGTCTCGAAGTCTCCCGGCTCGAGCGGGTCCTCGCCACACGCGGGGACACCGTGTCGCCGCCGGAGCCACGATCCTTTGGTGAACTGGCGGACCGTCTCCAGCGCCCCGCCTCGGTGGCGCTCGTGCTGCCCGGGCTCGCGCTGCCACACCTGCAGGTGGCGGAGGCGCTGGCGGCGCTGGGGCCGACACCACGTGCCGCTCTCGGGGATCTGCTGGGCGTGTCCGGAACAGAGAGCGCTCGCGGGCTGGACGAGGCCCTCGGAACACTGGCCGATCACGCGCTGGTCTGGCCGGACGGCGAGGGGCTCCTGCGTATGGCGGCACCGCTGCGGCAGGCATGGCAGACGCCGCTGGGACTGGACGCGCCGCTCGCCCGGCTGCTCGCGGACATGACCTCCGAGGAACTGCGCCGCATGCTGGTGGCCCTGGGTGTACGGACAACCGGCAACACCAAACAGCAGCGGCTGACGGCCCTCGTGGATCACCACAGTGATGCTGAGCGGGTCGCCGAGGTGGTGGCCGGGGCGCCTGCGGTCACCCGGGAACTACTTGAGCGGCTGGCGGGTCACGAGACCGAACAACCCGAGTCCCAGACCGAGTTCACCATCCTCGGGGCCCCTGGGGTTCCACTCTCCGACTCCGAGCCGGGTGCGCGCTGGGCGCTGGAGCGGGGGCTGCTTGTCCAGGACCACCGTCGATACGGAGCCACCCGCATGCCGGCCGAGGTAGCACTCGCCCTGCGCGGAGCCGACTGGCACGCCCCCTTCGAGCCCGTCCCGCCCTCTGTTCGTTCGACGCCCGTCACCCCGGCAGAGGCGGACCAGGAAGCGGCGGCCGCGGCCACGGCGTTCGCCGCTCACGCCGCTTCGGTCCTTGCGGTGTGCTCCGCCTCTCCTCCGACCCGGCTGAAGTCCGGCGGGGTCGGGGCACGTGAGATGTCCCGGATCGGCAAGGCAGCGCAGTGCGACGACATCGTCGTACGCCTCGCTCTGGAGACGGCGTACCACGCCGGTCTGCTCGCCCGGGACGGCAGCCAGGTCGCGGCGACGAAGGGCTACGACGCCTGGGCGCAGCGGGAACCGGCGGAGCAGCTCACCGCGCTGCTCCAGGCATGGCGGACACTGCCGCTCACCCCGGCCCAGGCCCGCGACGAAGACGGCAAGGTACTGCCCGCAATCGCCGGATCACCACCCTGCGAGGGCTGCGCGCAGGCCCGGGACGGGCTCCTCACCGCCGCAGCGCACCTCCCGGCCGGCCAGGGAGCGAAGAGCGCGGCGGAACTGGGGCCGCTGGTCGCCTGGTACCGTCCTCTCGCCGATCAACTTCCCCAGGACAGCACGCCCTTCGCCACCCTGGCACGCGAGGCGGAGCTGCTCGGAGTCGTCGGCCGCGGCGCCCTGTCCTGCATCGGTGCCGCGCTGCAGGCCGACGACGTCGAAGCCCTGGCCGCGGCTTGTCAGCGTCTGCTGCCGACGGCCACCAGGGCCGCCCGCTTCGGTGCCGACCTCACCGCCGTCGTGACCGGCACACCGTCCGCCCAGCTCGCCTCGCTCCTGGACACCGTCGCGGACCGGGAGGCCGGCGGCACGGCATCGGTGTGGCGGTTCAGTCCGGGCAGCGTCCGCCGCGCCCTGGACGCGGGCCGTACACCCGAAGCCATCGCGGCCGACCTGGCCGCCGTCGCCGTCGGCGCCCTCCCGCAGCCGCTGACGTACCTGATCAACGACACCGCGCGCAGCCACGGCCGTATGCGCGTCACCTCCGCGGCCAGCGTGATCCACGGCGAAGAACCCGCCCTCCTCGCCGAACTCGCCGCCCACCGAAAGCTCGCCGGCCTCGGCCTGCGGCTGCTGGCACCGACCGTGCTGGTCAGCCGGATCCCGCTCGACAAGACCGTCGCCGCGCTCCGAGCGGCGGGCTACGCACCAGTCGCCGAGAGCGCCGACGGGACCGTACGCGTGGAACAGAACCGGCACCGCCGCGCCGCCACCCCGGTACCGCACCCACGTGCGCCCGGCGGCACGTCAAGCCGCCAGGGCACGAGCGCCCGTACAAAGGGGTCCCTGGCCGCCGTCGACGTGGGTGCCCTGGCCGCCAAACTGCAGGCTGCCCCACCCGTCGCACCGGAACCCGATCCGGCGAGCGGAATCCCCTTCGGCACCGACACCGAGGAAATCGTCGCCGGCCACGCGCGCCTGCTGTCCCTCACCGACGTCCGTCAACTGGCCCATGCCATCGACAAAGGCCAGGATGTCACCATCGAATACGTGGCCGCCTCGGGCAGCCGCACCGTACGCACTCTCAGCGAACTCGATCTCGACCCGCCCTACCTGTACGCCTGGTGCCACCTGCGCGACGACGAACGCGTCTTCACCCTCTCCCGCATTCACGGTGTCATGCCCGCGTAG
- a CDS encoding cupin domain-containing protein: MTTSPEELIAHYRLEPLPREGGLYRRTWAGPVRPDGRPEGSAIVVLLTADDFSALHRLPTDEIWHFYLGDPLHLLLLAPDGTTRTTVLGPAPLSGQHVQFTVPAHTWMGARVAPGGAWTLFGTTMAPGFTDADYEHGDAAELTARYPSEAARITELCRP, encoded by the coding sequence GTGACCACGTCGCCCGAAGAGCTGATCGCCCACTACCGACTCGAACCGCTCCCCCGGGAAGGCGGTCTGTACCGGCGTACCTGGGCGGGGCCCGTACGCCCGGACGGCCGTCCCGAGGGCTCCGCCATCGTCGTCCTGCTCACCGCCGACGACTTCTCCGCGCTGCACCGCCTGCCCACCGACGAGATCTGGCACTTCTACCTCGGCGACCCGCTGCACCTCCTGCTGCTCGCCCCCGACGGCACCACCCGCACCACCGTCCTCGGGCCCGCCCCGCTGTCCGGCCAGCACGTGCAGTTCACCGTGCCCGCCCACACCTGGATGGGCGCGCGGGTCGCCCCGGGCGGCGCCTGGACGCTCTTCGGCACCACGATGGCCCCCGGATTCACCGACGCGGACTACGAACACGGAGACGCGGCCGAACTGACGGCGCGTTACCCATCGGAAGCCGCCCGGATCACGGAACTGTGCCGCCCATGA
- a CDS encoding HdeD family acid-resistance protein, with protein sequence MTEAPNSGPDWGREYDDRKVHSTPPPGERHEPEPPFEGPLHALSKAAWQVVLVTGIASLILGVLVLVWPGASLLAAGVLFGLYLVISGIFQLASAFGTHMATSLRVLAFISGALSIVLGLFCFRGPMQSILLLALWIGIGWLIRGITQTLAALHDSRMPGRGWQVFLGVITFIAGIVLIDSPFRSVAVLTLVAGIWLVVVGITEIVTAFSIRSRAKAVPRTL encoded by the coding sequence ATGACCGAGGCACCGAACAGCGGTCCGGACTGGGGCCGCGAGTATGACGACCGGAAAGTCCACTCGACGCCGCCGCCGGGTGAACGGCACGAGCCCGAGCCGCCGTTCGAAGGGCCCCTGCACGCCCTGTCCAAGGCCGCCTGGCAGGTGGTCCTGGTCACCGGGATCGCCTCGCTGATCCTCGGCGTCCTGGTGCTCGTCTGGCCCGGCGCCTCCCTGCTCGCCGCCGGTGTCCTCTTCGGCCTCTACCTCGTCATCAGCGGCATCTTCCAGCTGGCCTCCGCCTTCGGCACGCACATGGCGACCTCGCTGCGCGTGCTGGCCTTCATCAGCGGCGCCCTGTCGATCGTGCTCGGGCTGTTCTGCTTCCGCGGGCCCATGCAGTCGATCCTGCTGCTCGCCCTGTGGATCGGTATCGGCTGGTTGATCCGCGGGATCACCCAGACCCTGGCCGCGCTACACGACTCCCGGATGCCCGGCCGGGGCTGGCAGGTCTTCCTCGGGGTCATCACCTTCATCGCCGGGATCGTGCTCATCGACTCGCCGTTCCGGTCGGTCGCCGTGCTGACCCTCGTCGCCGGCATCTGGCTGGTCGTCGTGGGCATCACCGAGATCGTCACCGCGTTCAGCATCCGCAGCCGGGCCAAGGCTGTCCCCCGGACGCTGTGA
- a CDS encoding SDR family NAD(P)-dependent oxidoreductase encodes MNLPELLHGQTALVTGAGGGIGRAIALRFAEQGAAVALHCRTAVESAGEVASGIRESGGEAVVLQADLTDDDACHRLVREVTDWSGGRLTALVNNAAVQPVQPLPGMTADAWRTVVDTDLTSVFACTQAAAAHMRAHGGGTVTHIASIEAAHPAPGHAHYSAAKAAVVMHARAAALEYGPDGIRVNTVSPGLIDREGLAEAWPDGVRRWLAAAPTGRLGRPEDVADACVFLASPLARWITGHDLTVDGGISARPTW; translated from the coding sequence ATGAACCTCCCCGAGCTGCTCCACGGACAGACCGCCCTGGTGACCGGCGCGGGCGGCGGCATCGGACGCGCCATCGCCCTGCGCTTCGCCGAGCAGGGCGCGGCGGTCGCCCTCCACTGCCGTACGGCGGTGGAATCGGCCGGTGAAGTGGCGTCAGGAATCCGGGAGTCCGGCGGCGAGGCCGTCGTACTCCAGGCGGATCTGACGGACGACGACGCCTGTCACCGCCTGGTCCGGGAGGTGACGGACTGGTCCGGAGGCCGGCTCACCGCCCTCGTCAACAACGCGGCCGTCCAGCCGGTCCAGCCCCTGCCCGGCATGACGGCGGACGCGTGGCGGACGGTCGTGGACACCGATCTCACCAGTGTCTTCGCGTGCACCCAGGCCGCGGCGGCGCACATGCGCGCACACGGCGGCGGCACCGTCACCCACATCGCCTCCATCGAGGCCGCTCACCCCGCCCCCGGCCACGCCCACTACAGCGCGGCCAAGGCCGCGGTGGTCATGCACGCCCGCGCGGCCGCCCTGGAGTACGGGCCCGACGGCATCCGCGTCAACACCGTCTCGCCCGGCCTGATCGACCGGGAGGGCCTCGCCGAGGCCTGGCCGGACGGCGTACGCCGCTGGCTGGCCGCCGCCCCCACCGGCCGCCTGGGCCGCCCCGAGGACGTGGCCGACGCCTGTGTCTTCCTGGCCTCGCCGCTCGCGCGCTGGATCACCGGCCACGACCTGACCGTGGACGGCGGTATCTCGGCCCGCCCGACCTGGTGA
- a CDS encoding HhH-GPD-type base excision DNA repair protein produces the protein MDVTLHLSQDPEADALLGRSPLAALVGMLLDQQVPMEWAFQGPRTIADRLGADAAGDLDAHDIAAMDPEAFAALLSEKPAVHRYPGSMAKRIQQLCQYLVEHYDGEAEEVWRSVGSGAELLKRLEDLPGFGKQKAQIFLALLGKQLGVTPQGWREAAGAYGEPQSFRSVADITGPESLAKVRAHKQEMKAKASGKSGR, from the coding sequence ATGGACGTCACCCTGCATCTCTCCCAGGACCCCGAGGCCGACGCGCTGCTCGGGCGCTCGCCGCTCGCCGCGCTGGTGGGCATGCTGCTCGACCAGCAGGTCCCGATGGAGTGGGCGTTCCAGGGGCCCCGGACCATCGCCGACCGGCTCGGCGCGGACGCCGCCGGGGACCTCGACGCGCACGACATCGCCGCGATGGACCCGGAGGCCTTCGCCGCGCTGCTCTCCGAGAAGCCGGCCGTGCACCGCTACCCGGGCTCCATGGCCAAGCGCATCCAGCAGCTGTGCCAGTACCTCGTGGAGCACTACGACGGGGAGGCGGAGGAGGTCTGGCGGAGCGTGGGCAGCGGCGCCGAGCTGCTGAAGCGGCTGGAGGACCTGCCCGGGTTCGGCAAGCAGAAGGCCCAGATCTTCCTCGCGCTGCTCGGCAAGCAGCTCGGCGTCACACCCCAGGGCTGGCGCGAGGCCGCGGGCGCCTACGGCGAGCCGCAGTCCTTCCGCTCCGTCGCCGACATCACCGGGCCCGAGTCACTGGCCAAGGTGCGGGCACACAAGCAGGAGATGAAGGCGAAGGCCTCCGGCAAGTCGGGCCGATAA
- a CDS encoding copper resistance protein CopC, which translates to MLRDRHRRTRRLTLLCAGLFLLLLGTAAPASAHAALRGTDPADGTVLRTAPRQLTLTFTESVGLLTDSFRVYDPHNHRLRTGPTEHAPSGSDTARVPLPAQLADGTYTVAWRVVSADSHPVSGALTFSVGRRTATTAAPAPDNAENPATAALYNIARWLAYLSVAVLLGTAAFVAYCRPPKTAPLRTPALAAAWTLLAATTALFVLRTPYEEGTSPTLSVRSLTHAATTRPGALLLARLALLLVAAAAVALLRSRRRRLPRRTTLMVAAAVSLPLALTWTAAEHASAGIQVPLAITSATLHLLAMAAWLGGLAALLRTASDPAALPLSVPARFSRLASASVTVLVLTGVYQSWRGLGSWQALTDTTYGRTLLAKLAAVTALLLAAACSRTWTTRAMRSRATAATAPTRIPEPATGPPLPPEPPAPPPHPPHSLLRRSVLAEAAVSVVVLALSTLLTSTVPGRTATEEAQTGTPTAGIPTASVTTIPFDLGTPGGHGKVQVTLDPGRVGRTSVQAVVYGPDGGLSTVPELRVTLTLAAQRIGPLDTKVTDRGGYWATDSFDLPLPGTWTMKATVRVSDLDQVTVSAPVRVTR; encoded by the coding sequence GTGCTGCGCGACCGACACCGCCGGACACGACGGCTGACCCTGCTCTGCGCGGGCCTGTTCCTCCTCCTGCTCGGCACGGCGGCGCCCGCGTCGGCCCACGCGGCCCTGCGCGGGACCGACCCCGCCGACGGCACCGTGCTGCGCACGGCCCCCCGGCAGCTCACCCTCACCTTCACCGAGTCGGTCGGCCTGCTCACCGACTCCTTCCGCGTCTACGACCCCCACAACCACCGCCTGCGCACGGGCCCCACCGAGCACGCCCCCAGCGGCTCGGACACCGCCCGTGTCCCCCTGCCCGCCCAGCTCGCGGACGGCACCTACACGGTCGCCTGGCGGGTGGTGTCGGCGGACAGCCACCCGGTGTCCGGCGCGCTCACCTTCTCGGTCGGCCGGCGCACGGCGACGACGGCGGCCCCGGCCCCCGACAACGCGGAGAACCCGGCCACCGCGGCCCTGTACAACATCGCCCGCTGGCTCGCGTACCTCTCCGTGGCCGTGCTGCTGGGCACGGCGGCGTTCGTGGCGTACTGCCGTCCACCGAAGACGGCCCCGCTGCGCACCCCCGCCCTGGCCGCTGCCTGGACCCTCCTCGCCGCGACAACTGCCCTGTTCGTCCTGCGCACCCCGTACGAGGAGGGCACCTCACCCACGCTCTCCGTGCGCTCCCTCACCCACGCGGCCACGACCCGCCCCGGCGCACTCCTGCTCGCCCGCCTGGCACTGCTCCTCGTCGCGGCAGCCGCCGTGGCGCTGCTGCGGTCCCGCCGCAGAAGACTCCCGCGCCGTACGACGCTCATGGTGGCCGCGGCCGTCTCCCTCCCCCTCGCCCTGACCTGGACGGCGGCCGAACACGCTTCGGCGGGCATCCAGGTCCCCCTGGCGATCACCTCCGCGACCCTCCATCTGCTGGCCATGGCGGCCTGGCTGGGCGGCCTGGCGGCCCTGCTGCGCACGGCATCCGACCCTGCAGCGCTCCCGCTCTCGGTCCCGGCCCGTTTCTCCCGGCTGGCCTCCGCCTCGGTGACGGTTCTGGTCCTGACCGGCGTCTACCAGTCCTGGCGGGGCCTCGGTTCCTGGCAGGCGCTCACGGACACGACGTACGGCCGCACCCTGCTGGCCAAACTGGCGGCGGTCACCGCGCTCCTGCTGGCGGCTGCCTGCTCCCGCACCTGGACGACCCGCGCGATGCGGTCCCGGGCGACGGCGGCGACCGCCCCCACCCGCATCCCCGAACCGGCGACGGGCCCCCCGCTCCCCCCGGAACCCCCCGCCCCGCCCCCACACCCGCCCCACTCCCTCCTGCGCCGCTCGGTGCTGGCGGAGGCGGCCGTCTCCGTGGTGGTCCTGGCCCTGTCCACTCTCCTGACGAGCACGGTGCCGGGCCGCACGGCCACCGAGGAGGCGCAGACCGGGACCCCGACGGCCGGCATCCCGACGGCCTCGGTCACCACGATCCCCTTCGACCTCGGCACCCCCGGCGGCCACGGCAAGGTCCAGGTCACCCTGGACCCGGGCCGGGTGGGCCGGACCTCCGTCCAGGCGGTCGTCTACGGCCCCGACGGCGGCCTTTCCACGGTCCCCGAACTCCGCGTCACCCTCACCCTCGCCGCCCAGCGAATCGGCCCCCTCGACACCAAGGTCACCGACCGCGGCGGCTACTGGGCCACCGACTCCTTCGACCTCCCCCTCCCGGGAACCTGGACGATGAAGGCGACGGTACGGGTGTCGGACCTGGACCAGGTGACGGTTTCGGCGCCGGTGCGGGTGACGCGGTAG
- a CDS encoding penicillin acylase family protein: MTIETYRDAWGIPHLRASSVLELARAQGRVTALDRAWQLEVERHRSQGTSASFLGADALSWDVLARRARLDDTARRCFAALERRDPETADWVRAYVDGVNEGLPAGARRAPEFARTGLGACVTSPAGHATPGTHSPRGGTRTHQMPRTGPTGDVTQALTPGRWQPWTPLGVWLATHILFAGFPAKLWREQAIRHLGPEAVGLFATDGPGTAGSNGWLVSGARTATGHALIAGDPHRFIEDPGVYQQIRLSCPEFDVVGLAVPGVPGIAHFGHTGTVAWAITNAMADYQDLYRERLRRTGAGIESLGPDGLWHRAARHTETVDIAGEPPLEIEVIETERGPVIAGGPEGLVAGVVGTETERDRDPEPGAADHDPQAAGVEDATLGPPAALALRYPPRVTEDLGFSALLPLLRARTVADIDRALDHWAEPVNVVQAADTTGATLHRVAGRVPVRAHANRLHPVPAWHPGHDWHGWHKTPYAPVHDGIAVMANQRGLATPLGVEFAPPHRADRIRTLLDAHRTWTADAMPAIHTDTHLASAAPLLDRLAALDALTPEAARLRDRLLAWNRRMDADSTDAAAYAAVRGAVVRRLAAHPVFAPLAEPPAYPEVLQPWLALVPRIGYALEHLLRAEELYGIDRPAVVRAALEEIASARPSGTWSDTHRLAAWRALPGESYDEPGLAGDHDCVLCTSAVPGLTDRAARGPAARYVWDLADRAGSRWVVPFGADGVPGAPHHHDQLPLWHKGELAPVITDWNLLTPLTPLEHTEEPR; this comes from the coding sequence GTGACCATCGAGACCTACCGTGACGCCTGGGGCATCCCCCATCTACGGGCCTCCAGCGTCCTCGAACTGGCCCGCGCGCAGGGCCGGGTGACCGCCCTGGACCGTGCCTGGCAGCTGGAGGTAGAGCGCCACCGCTCCCAGGGCACCTCGGCCTCCTTCCTCGGCGCGGACGCCCTCTCCTGGGACGTCCTCGCCCGCCGGGCCCGCCTCGACGACACCGCCCGCCGCTGCTTCGCCGCGCTGGAACGCCGGGACCCCGAGACGGCCGACTGGGTCCGCGCGTACGTCGACGGTGTCAACGAGGGCCTGCCGGCCGGTGCCCGCCGGGCGCCCGAATTCGCCCGCACCGGCCTCGGAGCCTGTGTCACTTCCCCGGCCGGGCACGCGACGCCTGGCACGCACTCCCCCAGAGGGGGCACCCGCACTCACCAGATGCCGCGCACTGGTCCGACCGGGGATGTGACACAGGCCCTCACCCCCGGCCGGTGGCAGCCCTGGACCCCGCTCGGCGTCTGGCTCGCCACGCACATCCTGTTCGCCGGATTCCCCGCCAAGCTCTGGCGGGAACAGGCGATACGGCACCTCGGCCCCGAAGCGGTGGGCCTGTTCGCCACCGACGGCCCCGGCACCGCCGGCAGCAACGGCTGGCTCGTGTCCGGCGCCCGCACCGCCACCGGGCACGCCCTGATCGCCGGCGACCCGCACCGCTTCATCGAGGACCCCGGCGTCTACCAGCAGATCCGCCTCTCCTGCCCCGAGTTCGACGTCGTCGGCCTCGCCGTACCCGGCGTCCCCGGCATCGCCCACTTCGGCCACACCGGCACGGTCGCCTGGGCCATCACCAACGCCATGGCCGACTACCAGGACCTCTACCGCGAACGCCTGCGCCGCACAGGCGCGGGCATCGAGTCCCTCGGCCCGGACGGCCTCTGGCACCGGGCCGCCCGCCACACGGAGACCGTGGACATCGCGGGAGAGCCGCCTCTGGAGATCGAGGTGATCGAGACGGAGAGAGGGCCGGTGATCGCAGGGGGACCGGAGGGGCTGGTGGCCGGGGTGGTCGGAACCGAAACCGAAAGGGATCGGGACCCGGAGCCGGGTGCCGCCGACCACGACCCGCAGGCCGCCGGCGTCGAGGACGCCACACTGGGGCCACCCGCTGCCCTGGCCCTGCGTTACCCACCCCGCGTCACAGAAGACCTCGGCTTCAGCGCCCTCCTCCCCCTCCTGCGCGCCCGCACGGTCGCCGACATCGACCGTGCCCTGGACCACTGGGCCGAGCCCGTCAACGTCGTACAGGCCGCCGACACCACCGGCGCCACCCTCCACCGCGTCGCCGGCCGCGTCCCGGTCCGCGCCCACGCCAACCGCCTCCACCCCGTCCCCGCCTGGCACCCCGGCCACGACTGGCACGGCTGGCACAAGACGCCGTACGCACCCGTGCACGACGGCATCGCCGTGATGGCCAACCAGCGCGGCCTCGCCACCCCGCTCGGCGTCGAGTTCGCCCCACCGCACCGCGCCGACCGCATCCGTACCCTCCTCGACGCCCACCGCACCTGGACCGCCGACGCCATGCCGGCGATCCACACCGACACCCACCTCGCCTCCGCCGCGCCCCTCCTCGACCGCCTCGCCGCCCTCGACGCCCTCACCCCCGAGGCGGCCCGCCTCCGTGACCGCCTGCTCGCCTGGAACCGCCGCATGGACGCCGACAGCACCGACGCGGCCGCCTACGCGGCGGTGCGCGGCGCGGTCGTACGCCGGCTCGCCGCGCACCCGGTGTTCGCCCCGCTCGCCGAACCCCCGGCCTACCCCGAGGTCCTGCAACCCTGGCTGGCCCTCGTACCGCGCATCGGGTATGCCCTCGAACACCTGCTGCGCGCCGAGGAGTTGTACGGCATCGACCGCCCTGCCGTCGTACGAGCGGCCCTTGAGGAGATCGCCTCCGCCCGGCCCTCCGGCACCTGGTCCGACACCCACCGCCTCGCCGCCTGGCGCGCGCTGCCGGGGGAGTCGTACGACGAACCCGGGCTCGCCGGTGACCACGACTGCGTGCTGTGCACCTCCGCCGTCCCCGGCCTCACCGACCGCGCGGCCCGCGGCCCGGCCGCTCGTTACGTCTGGGACCTCGCCGACCGCGCGGGCAGCCGCTGGGTGGTCCCCTTCGGCGCCGACGGCGTCCCCGGCGCGCCCCACCACCACGACCAACTCCCCTTGTGGCACAAGGGAGAACTGGCCCCCGTCATCACCGACTGGAACCTGCTGACCCCGCTGACCCCGCTGGAACACACCGAGGAACCCCGATGA